The Pseudopipra pipra isolate bDixPip1 chromosome 6, bDixPip1.hap1, whole genome shotgun sequence genome includes a region encoding these proteins:
- the FADD gene encoding LOW QUALITY PROTEIN: FAS-associated death domain protein (The sequence of the model RefSeq protein was modified relative to this genomic sequence to represent the inferred CDS: deleted 1 base in 1 codon), with product MAFACGAWDQDASSHPALGAGPTVSPFLSLLLSISAGLSEAELDSMKFLCRDKITKRRRESVRSGRELFEILMEQQHIGSDNLHFLRKLLERIRRGDLLSQLEQFEEEGGLGTPDDQPDEQEKRLLKLANDVICENIGRDWKKLLRQLGMPEVKLDRIEADYQFKSYEQLVQGLREWQRWKGKDANVADLIKALRGCHLNLVADLVEEKISQLNLEPDEINIKTLPCPSDMDEKSKSAAFSSGPKYLSLVAYCAISLGALVN from the exons ATGGCGTTCGCCTGCGGAGCGTGGGACCAGGACGCCTCCAGCCACCCCGCACTCGGCGCGGGGCCCACTGTGAGCCCGTTCCTGAGCCTCCTGCTCTCCATCTCCGCGGGGTTGTCCGAGGCCGAGCTTGACTCCATGAAGTTCCTCTGCCGCGACAAGATCACAAAGAGGAGGCGCGAGTCTGTGCGGAGCGGTAGGGAGCTCTTCGAGATCCtgatggagcagcagcacatcgGCAGCGACAACCTGCACTTCCTCAGGAAACTGCTCGAGCGCATCCGCAGGGGCGATTTGTTGTCACAGCTGGAGCAGTTCGAGGAGGAAGGAGGGCTTGGTACTCCTGATGATCAGCCAGATGAGCAGGAAAAAC gtCTTCTCAAGTTAGCTAATGATGTCATATGTGAGAACATtgggagagactggaaaaagctgctgcGACAACTTGGCATGCCAGAAGTGAAACTGGACAGAATAGAGGCAGACTATCAATTTAAATCGTATGAGCAGCTTGTCCAGGGACTTCGAGAGTGGCAGAGATGGAAGGGAAAAGATGCAAACGTGGCTGACTTAATAAAAGCTCTTCGGGGCTGTCACCTGAATTTGGTGGCAGACTTAGTTGAAGAGAAGATCTCACAGCTGAAC CTGGAGCCAGATGAAATCAATATCAAAACACTTCCATGCCCCTCAGATATggatgaaaaaagcaaaagtgcCGCCTTCTCTTCTGGACCAAAATACTTATCACTGGTTGCTTATTGTGCCATTAGTTTAGGTGCCTTAGTAAATTAA